The following nucleotide sequence is from Mytilus edulis chromosome 13, xbMytEdul2.2, whole genome shotgun sequence.
CATGCTATGTGAATTTGTCATTTTTACCTGTCAGTTTgaaaattgtattattttttcatcacaattttttatttcattttttcatatgcgtgtttgtttgatattttataattgtttgttaATAATATTTCATTGTATATCATGAGGGCTTGAGGGAAGATTGAAgttatagctaactgtgtaaccctctttaaataaaataaaaatataattataacgtTTATGAGAAGTACTGTAACATTACATAGACCACAGTGAGCGAAACATgctttttagagcctctagtttgagctttaatatcattaaaatatatatcaaagtcgCCAAGAAAATGGGATAAGGCTTTGGCATATTTTTGATTTAGCCAAAAACATTAAGCATGCCCCTCTCTGTGATTTTCTGAAGAGACTGAAAAACTTAACTACGGTAAGCATGGTAAGTATGCAACATTATCCTATCAATTGGCATGTCCTATTACAATCTTTGTTCCAATAACTGTAAAGATAGTTAACAGAACACTGAAAGCAAAGAGGTTGTAGATAGATTTGTCTTGATAAAATTTATCTCCTACATGTAACAATAtacttataaaaattttgaaacgtttcaagttcacaaacctgAACAAAATAATCACatcaaaattatataataattaaaatgttttaaatggatCAACCTTTTATTAGATATGCATTGACATGAATATCTTACTTAACACAGATCAAAGAGGTTATACTAGCAACTACCTTTTTGCAcatattaacaaaatattattgaaattatGTATCAATTATAATTGGTGTTTTATTCAGCATGGTTATGGAGATCGACAAGCAGTATACTAAATTGTTTTGACTTAACTTTGGGACCTCACACACACAATTTTACATTAGGACCCATCTAAAACGCAAGAAATGTTCAGTATTGTATATACTTTCGATTCATCGGTTATCCCACCGCTAGCAGGGGCTGTTCCAAAATGGGAGCGTAATTTCAGATAAAAGATGAATAACTACCGAGTGGAgatagcaatacatttttaaacattcAAATGTAATCCCATTCAATGGTGACTACGCCCTCTGCGCCACTGAACTAAACACTTGCTTAAGGACTCCTCCAACAAATCATTCCTAGAATAACCAAGGTGGTATAAACAGAAAAATGTATGCATATCCCCTCCTATATATTTCGGTTgttatggtcaggttgttgtttctcagttgacacattccctatttccattttcaattttcttcGTATAACTATTGACCGATTTAAGATTCTTTACACATGTTACAACTATGGAACACATATCAATATTGTCTCTTATCTCTGTTCTATTTCCGTGCAGATCAAATAAAAGGGTCAAACTAATCAGAGACTTAGAGGCCCATAGATTAtgtaatcaaatataaaaatcttGATAATTCAAAACAGTAAAGAGACACATCGGGATTTGACATGAAATCTGTATGTGTTACTCTATTTTTGGTATTGACTGTTGGTATGTATAGATTTTTTAAGTAAAGATACTTGTTATATTTACCGTTTTCAAAtctgaacatttttgtttgtttgttatatttaccAATGTCAAATCTGAACAGATTTATTTTCGAGGATAATTTTAAAAAGTGGAGCCACATGGGCAAGTGTTTCTTCTGATTGTTTAAAAGTTGGTAAAAGGGACGGGAGTGTATACTTAAGTGAGACAGCTTTCAATTGAAATGTTGAAACCGAAAGACAGTatgtctttttagctcacctggcccaaagcatttaaagcaaacccgacatgagtaaaattgttcatcaggtcaagaaatatcagccctgaaattttcagaaaatcGGATagtccgttgttgggttgctgcccctgtaTTTGGTGATTTAAATAGTATTATAGAAAGAGAGATAAACTCAAAGCAGCAATAATATGCAGCACAGTAAGATCAACATATAAGTCAACATGAGTTTATTATGAACCGGCCTTCCAACCAGTATGCATAGTCTAAATTGCCTATTATCATACTAACTATGATATTTagagagaaacattttttttgtatgatttaaatCAATATAGATAAATGATCGCTGTAAATCACAAATTTATCTGCAGGACAAGATCTAGTAAAGTCAAATATTGCCGATATAGTTAGTAGACTGTTAATGTAGTAGGACtgccgatgagacaactttccatcagagttcaaatgaagtggatgtaagcaatcacAGGCAATCATATACGAAAAACCCATACCGtttagtcggctataaaaggccccgccatgaaagatatgaaacaaatcaattgagaaaaccaaccgtctaatttataacaaaacaatttacgaaaaacaaatataacagacataaACGAACCgaggacaaccactgaactataggcTCCTGACTGGTTCAAATAAGAAATTAGTCTAGAAAACATATGGAGAACGCATTTAATAGTTTGTGggcatttgatataaaaaaaaatataatgactgACACCTTTAattgtatcagtttatttttttaccaaaGTGGGGTTTTTGTTGTTCAATAATTACTACAGGTGTGGTCTGTTTTCAGATTCCGTACACAGTATATGTCCATTCGGCTGGATTAGATTCAGCTCTTCGTGTTATTTGTTCCACAGGTCGCTGTCGACATGGATTGATTCTTCCGTGAGTTTCTTTCTTTCTATCTTTTCCCTTAGACTTCTATGATTTAGTTTCTTCTCGTGAAGCTTAATATTGGAGTTTTCATTAATCTATTTTTTATGAGTTTCTTTTAGTAAGGCTGCGGGCAGTTTCTTTGTATTTATCTTCcgtgacaactatccaccagagaaaAAATGAGGTAGATATCAGCAACTATATTGACCGTACGACCTTCAATTCAACAACTCATACCGAATAGCAATCTTAACATGTTTGTAAACACCTGTCTCACCCTCACCctggacaatggtgtaacagcacaccataagaacaaactgtaaaaatcagtgaCTCACCTGATCGACTCAAAGCGCCCAACATCTAACACAAAGAATAGAAACAAAGTATCTATGTAGTATGCATATATTAACAACATCCAAATTAAGGATTTAGTcccttgatttatttttttatagaccTATGCCTTAGAAGATCCCCTTTGGTTTATGATAGCCCCGAGCCAAACGAAGGGGATCTGCGTATGTCCGCCCGTATTTCCATCCGTCCTTACAATAATCCATGTTTCTGtgagtccgtcagtcagtccgtcccccAAAAAAACAAATGTGCCGGGTCGTATTTTACGCACGATCTACAAATCGGAGGTTCCCGAAATTTGGAACACGCTTTAAGCTTTAAGTGAGCTTACTGTACTGTGTGATGCTTTTCAGACTCTATTAATTCTCATCAATTTCATGTTTCATGAATACTTgtgctatatataaaaatatatttagtgaaatgctaatttttatattttatattcttcaGACTTATTGTAGATCTCATGGAGCACACCTAGCTACTGTTCAATCTGGTTCCGAAAAGGACTTCATTAATGGCATGATTCAGAATATGCCTGGTAAGTTGGTTAtcctaaatatatgataaatatttatacaatatataagaATGCATTCGGGTGTATCAAGGATGAGTTAATACAcatattgaaatttcatattgACAAGAAGACTACACCCCCCACATAGTCGTATACACTAGGAACAGTATATTTAACCTGGTGTACATAATGAACTTACATTTACACACGGACTTTTCGCTGACAACCAGCTACAACGAATGATAATATTTATAGTGCTTGCTAGTACAGTCTGTTCTCCGAGTGGAACAGTCTGTCATTTCCAGACAGTGTGGGCTGGTAAAACTCATCCCCCGAGTGGTACAGTCTACAAGCCAGTGCGGGCTGGTACAGTCTGTCCTCATAGTGGGAAAGTGTGCTCTGTCAATTAAAATATCCAATCCAGCCTGTGCGTTTACTTTGTActtggtacaagttatcatttcAATGTTATTGCTCTTATGCAACTAACATTTGATCAACGTAGCGCTGTTGGTTAGTGGTCTACTTCTATAAAAGGTCATTGACATCCCGAATGGCGTTTTTCCTTTACATATATATACCCGTGGTCGAAAAACATTATGTCCTTGGGTGTTCTCGAAATGTTGCCCATACGGAACACAGAAATCCTTTAAAAACAACCCCGGTCACTAACATTCCTGACAAACGtctaataaatatattaaagaagtggtatgagtgccaatgaggaaactctccatccaagtcacaatgaatCTGCCTAACGTTTTCTCAAGCGTTAAACATGTATTGGTACAATGTTCTTTTTATTGGTAGCAATATCACATTATAACTTTTTTAACAGGAAAGTACTGGTTAGATGGAGTAGATGATTCAGCTGAGGGTATATGGGAGTGGGCTTCTACAGGCCAAAAGATTTCCATCAACCTGTGGTATCCTGGTGAACCGAATCAGATGACATCTTTAGAAGATTGTATGGAAACATCTACGTATTATAACGGATTGTGGAACGACGAAGACTGTAATACAGATAATTTTTGTATATGCGAAAACCCACACGTGTAGATATAATTCTATGCATATTACCAGAAGTCTGCTAGACTTGTAATGGACTTCtgatatttcttctttttataaaGTGATTTTCGTctctttgtattttgtttacatagTCATACTTCAGAATTTAATCTATCTCGAAGATGAGAGTGGTCCAAAAGAGAGCTGCTCGGCATGCCTGCAACAGGTATCATAACACTAGCAGTGTATCGACCGTATCTAATATTCTCAATACACTCAACTGGCCACACTTAACACAACACAGATTACGTGCATGCCTGGATATGATGTACACGATACGATCACACATCATCTTGTTGCTTTACCAGCTAGCACAATTCTCATCCCATCAGTTCAAGAACCTGAAAACATTATTCTCAGTCACATCTTCAGACATATATACATCTAAAAACTCGTATACAGATTTTCATTTCcccccaatctaattaaaatatagatctctgattacgttagaCTACATAAATCAGAGATATAGTATttaattatattgatttttcCCATACACAATAACGCAATGGAATCTTTTACCAACTACAGTTGTAAATACACAGACAGTCGACTCTTTCAGAGGGCAgcttcacggccgacactcggctaaccgagagattggtcggttaatctatattgagtatgcggctatatcggcagtgggtctgttaatcgggttggctatacgtctgttaagagtaaaacgcacaatttaatgttaaactcgatcaaatatacagatttttggcatattataagaattaaatcaaaaaaagaaaagtgtctgacaaaatgatatctatcaaagaacattttccacctttaaaaacatttcattgtctgcgcagttttcagtaaaagtaaaaggcgtcgcgcaagtatgtagtatttatgattacacgcatagcaattttttaataaaaggcgaaacaaacaattttagatatcatttaaaagacacaaaatactactttggttcttaaatataaattgacattagtaaatatttcataattgtaatataacgtgagtaataccacgttttagtgaaaattatgtgaataaagtctgttaatgggttggacaattgaaattgtgtcagttaagagttatttagccacgaaaatagttgtgctacctttatattttcccattgaaaatgttaaaaatgagatgttcttgagtaaacaaaaatattgtaagggttccgcggaacccagtgtctcgcctacttttgctgtaaatcgcaggctcaacaaaaatgaggaaaaaaatcaataaaaatattcctcttgatactatcttatgatcgtaagaagcttctgtccaagtttagtaaaaaaaataggatagtgaatgaatctaataaatgttttgaaaactttaactgcagactgtatgtaatgttaactggaagaaaatccaagtctatttaaaagtaaaatacagaataaatggagttatctttttacaatatttacttctggatactattttatgatcataaataagcttctgtccaagtttggtacaaacccaggatagtttaagaaagttattaaaactttaaaaactttaaccacagagtgaatgtaatatttccccgcagaacaaactaagtccatgatttcctcttttattaaatttttaaaaactttaaccacagagtgaatgtaatgtttccccgcagaaaaactaagtccattcaaaagtaaaatacggaaaaaaaatggatttactttttttttaattacaaaatttacttctcgatactatcttatgatcataaacaaacttctgtccatgtttggtacaaactaaggatagtttaagaaagttattaaaactttaaaaactttaaccacagagtgaatgtaatatttccccgcagaacaaactaagtccatgatttataagtaaaatacggaaaaaatggaatttatttttacaaaatttacttttggatactatcttaatatgatcataaacaagcttctgtccaaggttgttagaaatccagtatagttcaagaaagttattaaaatttcaaaaacttcagagtgaatatttgtggacgccgccgacgacgacgacaccgacgacgacggaatgtaggatcgcttagtctcgatttttcgactaaagtcgaaggctcgacataaaataataatacgatgcaacactatccttccagtaaaatcatttttattttgactttctttgcattttactcaagagtgtgtcacttcaatatagcgtgatctgggttgttcgctggaatatgcatgaatttattattaacgatttcaatcagccttaatttttgtgtctgctcaAAGTAGCATGTTTTCAAATCCGATtgaacgtgtctttctaatacaacacagggtacatatataacgtgttgtcgttttcatatgcacatgacatttgtcactggacgtttaggtggtacccaacactatagggagataactctgtaaagtcagtgatacgttttaattacgttgtgttgtaaagggaataataagcttctcgaagatcaaaattggtgtttgtcaaactgctatataaccagttaatttttctgacaaaacggttggttcaaattttttgaaatttttatatttctgttaaaggttcaaattaaatactttgtcaaaattttatccaaattaaacgaaccacattgattttagtgaaagtgttcggtaccaccttaatcctaattcctcagcatcatccaattgttttttttttcttgtattacttaatcatctgttgtttacaaatcattctaaagaagtaaatggaaaggagcgaatgcagctacatttggttgtattaaaatttaattcatttttattccgtttagttccttttctacatatgtgcagaggagaactgcaggtgtccacatgtaaacgtcaagcatttgtcaccaatatgagtacatcgcaatctgttactgtttcaacacccaggggggtttcatgtctttattcttaaacaattttttttcttctcttttttagcaatgcatcactctctactgtccttatcttttattttgtattctgtatctccatccagattctcgtgtataccatgagggtacggattggggggtgttgtttatttctgtattctttaaatggttatgttactttgctctacattttatttatctaacCCATTattatttctctattttttatatttaggcatcccaatatactgatgtttagttacattacgacgttaatctctgatttatatactggttaccaatgtagatgacaaattggtgtcattcatgacaattaaataGAATCCACATGACTAGTATGCGACCATTCtcggataaaatcaattttactttttgaaaccatttttatcaattttcaatatccattgcctacattgttattgttcatgtgttttgttccgtatattttatattccattgctcatgttttgtttccgtatatattttatgttccattgctcaagtgttgtttccgtatattttagccgctcgtcttgagcctaccaaatgaacacaccataaagtaataaaattatacttttattgtcattcataactcttaacagactaattaacagaccgggttttatacatccgacccattaacagaccaggtttttaataaagattgatttatgtcaccaaaatacagattttcgtgtagatttttcacaaaatgatatcaatttggttaacactcatgatgcctgtcttttttcgatgttcaaaatagtgcatgcaagtaaattcaacccaagtgtcattttgtgtacaatttgtgtgtgtaaaatgtgtataaatttactgatgagtaatttgccttttcattttatagatcgtacatagaagctagaaaaataataattacaccactggattcagtacattgaatagttttgtcagacataaatatttttttatgataaacatatatttaaaagattatacaatgaaacattctgagttttcaatgattttctcgataacacctgattaacagactttagccaacccgattaacagacccactgccgatatagccgcatactcaatatagattaaccgaccaatctctcggttagccgagtgtcggccgtgagcTTACTACATATATAGTTCTCTCCGCTCTCATTTAAATAGCTTTATCTCCTGTACACAGTTTTAATCACTACATATGTTCTTTGCACcgtttttgtatataattataaaattaaaatcaactagttaaaaaaaaaaaatagacccCGATTCACCAGTTGTTAATCATCTTTATTCAGATGGAAAACTGGAAAACGTAAAGAAGAAAAGAGCCGAGTATACCATGTACGGTTACTGTAATTCCTTATATCCCCTTTATTTGAACTCCAATGGATAGTTTTcgtattgacaatcataccacatctccttatcttaatATTATATACCTGAATTTTATACTCTTGTCCTTCcagaaaatgtatgaaatatctgTCCCTCGAGGTTAAAATAAGCAACTCAGATAAGCAATCAAACTCGTGTTGAATAAAGAGAAtatcatttgcttttttttttggtaaaggtGGAGAAAATGAGGATTTTGAAAAGAATGTGGAGGCCTAGTGAGAGCTGAAAATAGGCACGGTGCATGCTTAGggacatattaaaatgaataataaatccGTATTTTTTTTATCCTGCGCCCTCCCATGGTACCTCCCGGAATATCACACAATTGTCCCCTTTCTTTGATTGTTCATgtagtttttatatttatccaGGTTATCGTCCCTACAGGGATGTTCTCCCTAAGGCTGCAATACCATAACAACCGTTAATCACACCAGCACACATTCTACTATATCTgtattcataaatttattaatgTCTAAACGACGCCATACTTGAGTTGTTATATGCCTCCCTGCCGTCTAAACTACATATTTGAAAAGAAGAGATAGAAGAGGCATAGAAGATCTtcccaatgcaaaaaaaaaacagaaatggaCCTCTTCAGGCTGGCTCACCAccggaaaacaaacaaacacgccCGAGGTGAGCTGTGTGTGTACAGTTCAAGGTCAAATCTAGATTAtcttttcgataaaaaaaaaaaaagaagaaaggaaatgattaaaaaaattaaaaaaatctgtttgagCAAAAATGTTTCTttctgtatttattattattcaatttGGTTGAAATCAAAGAGTAATAATTAATAAAACTTTTGGTCACATTTAGCCCCGGGCTGTCCTGTTTCGCGCGCTTTAATCGTCAGCCATATTATACTTTCTCGATGTACGAGAAAGACGTATAAATACTTTATATTGGTCCTGGATTACAGAATATATTTTAGGAAGATTCAGTGACAAATACATATTTACAGTGAGTTTATTAGATAAAAGGAAACATTTACCATGGCAACAGCCTCAGAGGCGGATCCAGTCatattaaaaaggggggggggggttccaactatatgtcccaattcaaatacattgatcggccaaaaaaaaaaggggggtggggttCCTACCccaggaacccccccccccccccctctggatccgccactgatccaATATTGtgacaattttgtttatttttagagctaatttcctaaaTTAAGACTTTGGTGGCTGGCTTGCTTGTTTTGACGTTTGTATAAACGTTGAatatgattatttgataatgtGTAATCAAATCTAAATAAAGTGTATACAGGATTAACTCCGCCTAGTAATATTGTTTGCACATGTCAATTTAAATTacaatgcagtggcggatccagaatttttcacaagtgggggcccactgactgcctaaagAGGGGGCCTGCTGCGGTCATGCtgcagtgattccctatataatcaaccaaatttttacaAGAACAGGGGTGGGGGGCTTTAAATCGGCATCagcaatgcttgagcaaacatttataCAAGCACAGAAAGCAAGCCAACCCAAGTCTAGCTTaatttacatgcattaggaaattagctctaatgatttatttttttaggtGGAAGGGCCAAaagtattttgaaatgaaaatcgTAAGAGATGCATGCAAATAAATAATCTTGCACAAGACCAGATGAAAATTAGATTATTTTGCAGCTTAAATAGCAGGAAACTTGaaactaaatacatgtatgttgtccAATTTCTTGATTtaacttgtttttatttcaatttttaaataacataAGATAGGGAAAGAAAAATGAATGTGTGCATCCAAGAAACAACTTAATATTTGGTTAGAATATATATGTGAATGGTTATGATAAAGCTTCGCTCAAATTGTTTTGTTTCTTCCAATCGCATGATGGTTCTGTAAATTTAAATAATGGAAAAATTCATAAAGCTTGCAGTTTtctttgattttataaaatagtACATATGAGGTAATTGTGGCTGTCATAGGCTAGCATAAATAATCTTGTgtaattcatttatatttcttgatttTATGCAATCCCAAACATGTGTGttttcaaaaactttatttttttgtggcCAAAACAGGGTCTCAATGTCATGTGTGCCTAacggagataactctgtaaaaccAGCTTTTTAATCACATTGTATTGttaagaaaatataaattaagcTAAGAATcccaatgatcaaaattaatgtttgtcaataaaattaacggtaccaattttcgtgcaccaggtgcgcatttcgacaatacatgtctcttcagtgatgctcgtggccaaaatatttgaaatccaaagcttatataaaagatgaagagatataatccaaaaggtccaaaaagtatagccaaatccgtgaaaggaatcagagctttgcatgagggagatacattccttaatttataataatttctaatattttgtaacagcaaattttaataacacaaaaaaatccg
It contains:
- the LOC139501006 gene encoding C-type lectin domain family 4 member E-like — encoded protein: MKSVCVTLFLVLTVDSVHSICPFGWIRFSSSCYLFHRSLSTWIDSSTYCRSHGAHLATVQSGSEKDFINGMIQNMPGKYWLDGVDDSAEGIWEWASTGQKISINLWYPGEPNQMTSLEDCMETSTYYNGLWNDEDCNTDNFCICENPHV